A single genomic interval of Lathyrus oleraceus cultivar Zhongwan6 chromosome 7, CAAS_Psat_ZW6_1.0, whole genome shotgun sequence harbors:
- the LOC127107600 gene encoding MAPK kinase substrate protein At1g80180, which translates to MASLPRSEVSFRRSGSSGLVWDDRFLSGELNKINPEQHQQQRNSTSTTTEDNNNNNIKEHHAGTTIQRSRSTGAGRGYRTGKLSPPAIDPPSPKISACGFCGPFAKKSRRSKPGTRRSR; encoded by the coding sequence ATGGCTAGTCTTCCAAGATCAGAAGTATCATTCAGAAGATCAGGCTCTTCTGGTCTTGTTTGGGATGATAGATTCTTATCAGGAGAATTGAACAAAATCAATCCAGAACAACACCAACAACAACGCAACAGTACTTCTACTACTACCgaagataataataataataatatcaaaGAGCATCACGCCGGAACCACCATACAGAGAAGCCGCTCCACCGGCGCTGGCCGAGGATACCGCACCGGAAAACTCTCCCCGCCGGCAATCGATCCACCGTCTCCGAAAATCTCTGCGTGCGGATTCTGTGGTCCTTTCGCGAAAAAGAGTCGACGGTCAAAGCCCGGTACGCGTCGATCGAGATAG